Proteins from a genomic interval of Terriglobia bacterium:
- a CDS encoding energy transducer TonB has protein sequence MRALLVIIVLAAAVLLGADDSPWIPTRIPALRYPILGLQARIAGKVSLRVSLDASGAVVEVRVISGPPVLAKAAQENMRLWKFAALRGERQPMGGEIDFLYVFKLEGEAVFAPMTDFVYEYPGQVMVTSHSQHWTP, from the coding sequence ATGAGAGCGCTACTTGTCATAATCGTTCTGGCGGCTGCGGTACTGCTTGGTGCCGATGACAGCCCGTGGATTCCGACGCGGATCCCTGCCTTGAGGTACCCCATTTTAGGGCTTCAGGCTCGCATTGCCGGCAAAGTAAGCCTGCGAGTCAGCTTGGATGCGAGCGGAGCCGTAGTGGAGGTCCGAGTCATTTCAGGCCCACCCGTACTGGCGAAGGCGGCTCAGGAGAATATGAGATTGTGGAAGTTTGCGGCGCTCCGGGGCGAACGCCAACCAATGGGCGGAGAAATCGATTTCCTATACGTCTTCAAGCTGGAAGGAGAAGCGGTTTTTGCTCCCATGACGGATTTTGTGTACGAATATCCTGGCCAGGTGATGGTTACTTCACATTCACAGCACTGGACTCCGTGA